DNA from Acidobacteriota bacterium:
ACGCACATTCATGACAACCACGGAACGCAGGATGAGCACCTGTGGCCGGGCGATGGCACAATCGCCTGGGCCGAGTGGCTGCGCAAGGTTCCGGTGAGTGTGCCCCTGGTGCTGGAAGTGACGGACCTGCCCGGTAATCACGAGCTGGACCTGAAGCAGAAGCTGCAAGACTGCTTCCGGCAACTGGAGAACTCGCGGGCTGAAAGCTAGCCCATTTTGGCGAGTTCTTCGGCGGGCACGTCTTTGATGTGGGTGGCGAGCCACCAGGTGTAGCCGAAGGAGTCGCGCACACCGGCCATGCGGTCGCCGTACGGCTGATCGGTGGGCTCACGCTCGCTGGTGGCGCCGGCGGCGAGGGCGCGGCGGTAGAGGGCGTCGCAGTCGGCGACGTAGATGACGAAGCTGACGGAGGCGCCGCCATAGTGGCCGGGGCCGAAGGCGCTGATTTCGGGGTGCTCGTCGGCCAGCATCACGACTGAATCGCCGATCTGGATTTCGGCGTGGCCAATGCGGCCGTCAGGCTTGTTCATGCGCAGGCGCTCGGTGGCGCCGAAGGCCTTTTGGTAAAACGCGACGGCGGCGGCAGCGCCGGCGACGATAAGGTAGGGCGTGAGGCTGTGGTAGCCGTCGGGAATCGGCTTGGCGGCGGGCATGGTGCACTCCTTCGATAAAATAATAACCGGCATGAGCGAACCCTACGTTTCCATTCACGAGATCGGCCAGCACGAAGGGCAGCGGGTGCGGCTGCGGGGCTGGCTGTACAACCTGCGCGAGAGCGGCAAGCTGCTGTTTCCCATTCTGCGCGACGGCACGGGCTGGATTCAGGGCGTGCTGTTCAAGAAGAACGTTGCGCCGGAAGTGTTCGAACGGCTGAAGGGGCTGAGCCAGGAGTCGTCGCTGGAGATTCTGGGAACGGTGCGGGCAGACGCGCGGGCGCCGGGCGGATACGAGATTGACGTCGAGGATGTGACCGTGGTGCAGGCGGTGGATGCGGCACATCCGTACCCGATCACACCCAAGGAACACGGCATTGAGTTTTTGATGGAGCACCGGCATCTGTGGCTGCGGAGCCAGCGGCAGGCGGCGATTCTGCGCGTGCGGCACGAGATCATCAAGGCGGTGCGGGATTTTTTCGACCAGGACGGCTTTGTGCTGGGCGATGCGCCGATTCTAATGTCGAATGCGTGCGAAGGCACCAGCAATTTGTTTGAGGTGGATTACTTTGACCGCAAGGCGTACCTGACGCAGTCGGGGCAGCTTTATGCCGAAGCCGTCGCTATGGCAGTAGGCAAGTGCTATACGTTTGGGCCGACG
Protein-coding regions in this window:
- a CDS encoding VOC family protein, which encodes MPAAKPIPDGYHSLTPYLIVAGAAAAVAFYQKAFGATERLRMNKPDGRIGHAEIQIGDSVVMLADEHPEISAFGPGHYGGASVSFVIYVADCDALYRRALAAGATSEREPTDQPYGDRMAGVRDSFGYTWWLATHIKDVPAEELAKMG